A single region of the Salarchaeum japonicum genome encodes:
- a CDS encoding CinA family protein has product MRNHARDPPVEETLGDALRERGDTIATTESCTGGLVGSLLTDIPGSSDYFDRTYCTYTYDAKLDTGVTREALDEHGAVSEPVARQMAQAVRDSAGTTWGVSTTGIAGPSGGTPEKPVGTVYIGVAHAGDWGSDETYTTVARHEFDGDRRDIKEKIARRALRTVENELE; this is encoded by the coding sequence ATGCGAAATCACGCCCGCGACCCGCCGGTCGAGGAGACGCTCGGGGACGCGCTCCGCGAGCGCGGCGACACCATCGCCACCACCGAGTCCTGCACGGGCGGCCTCGTCGGCTCCCTCCTCACTGATATTCCGGGGTCGTCGGACTACTTCGACCGGACGTACTGCACGTACACGTACGACGCGAAACTCGACACCGGCGTCACTCGCGAGGCGCTCGACGAGCACGGCGCGGTCAGCGAACCCGTCGCGCGCCAGATGGCGCAAGCCGTCCGGGATTCCGCGGGGACGACGTGGGGCGTCTCCACCACCGGTATCGCCGGCCCGTCCGGCGGCACGCCCGAGAAGCCCGTCGGCACGGTCTACATCGGCGTCGCGCACGCCGGCGACTGGGGGAGCGACGAGACGTACACCACCGTCGCGCGCCACGAGTTCGACGGCGACCGCCGCGACATCAAAGAGAAGATAGCCCGGCGCGCCCTCCGAACCGTCGAGAACGAACTCGAATGA